A single genomic interval of Sulfurovum sp. TSL6 harbors:
- a CDS encoding bifunctional methionine sulfoxide reductase B/A protein, whose translation MKNMILVLLTMGITFAVAQDFKPWKSKIDKLTPFEKHVLIDKGTERAFSGQYVDTKEDGTYICKVCGAPLYSSSDKFDSHCGWPSFDDAIPGAIKEVPDADGRRTEIVCANCGAHMGHVFKGEGLTEKNVRHCINSISLNFQKNKAQTSALKKAYFAGGCFWGVEYYLEMIEGVKEVTSGFMGGHVKNPGYYDVVRKDTGHLETVEVVYDPSKVSYETLAKTFFEIHDPTQADGQGPDIGSQYLSAIFVSNTEERKTIERLIDILEKKGLKIATKVLPKAPFYSAEVYHQDYYARKGTKPYCHRRVKRF comes from the coding sequence ATGAAAAACATGATCTTAGTCTTACTGACAATGGGTATTACTTTTGCGGTAGCACAAGATTTCAAGCCTTGGAAAAGCAAAATAGACAAGCTCACCCCATTTGAAAAGCATGTACTTATCGATAAGGGGACTGAACGTGCTTTTTCAGGTCAATATGTAGATACCAAAGAGGACGGGACCTATATCTGCAAAGTATGTGGTGCGCCACTCTATAGCTCTAGTGATAAATTTGATTCCCACTGCGGATGGCCAAGTTTTGATGATGCTATTCCTGGAGCCATCAAAGAAGTTCCCGATGCAGACGGTAGACGTACAGAGATCGTGTGTGCCAACTGTGGGGCACATATGGGACATGTATTTAAAGGCGAGGGGTTGACTGAAAAAAATGTACGTCATTGTATCAACTCCATTTCTCTCAATTTTCAAAAAAATAAAGCACAGACTTCTGCATTAAAAAAAGCCTATTTTGCAGGCGGATGTTTTTGGGGTGTAGAGTATTATCTTGAAATGATCGAAGGGGTAAAAGAAGTGACCTCCGGTTTCATGGGTGGTCATGTGAAAAATCCGGGCTACTACGATGTTGTACGTAAAGATACCGGACATTTAGAAACAGTTGAAGTGGTATATGACCCCTCTAAAGTCTCTTATGAAACACTGGCAAAAACTTTTTTTGAGATCCATGATCCTACACAGGCAGATGGACAGGGACCGGATATAGGAAGTCAATATCTTTCTGCTATCTTTGTCAGTAACACAGAAGAACGTAAAACGATCGAGAGATTGATCGATATTTTGGAAAAGAAAGGGCTAAAGATAGCCACAAAGGTACTACCTAAAGCACCTTTTTACAGTG
- a CDS encoding DoxX family protein: protein MSENIGKLVLRLMVGGMMLFHGIDKALHGITSIKGLLHSQGVPEVLAYGVYVGEILAPIFLIIGWKSRVWAGVIVFNMAVAIYLTKLGSLLSLGSQGTWAVELPMFYLFSALAIVLLGSGKYAIERD, encoded by the coding sequence ATGTCAGAGAATATCGGAAAATTAGTATTACGTTTAATGGTCGGAGGTATGATGCTTTTTCACGGCATCGATAAAGCGTTGCATGGCATCACATCTATTAAGGGGCTACTACACTCTCAAGGCGTACCTGAAGTGTTGGCTTATGGAGTCTATGTGGGAGAAATACTTGCCCCGATCTTTTTGATCATTGGCTGGAAAAGTAGAGTGTGGGCAGGTGTGATCGTTTTCAATATGGCAGTCGCGATCTACTTAACGAAGCTTGGATCATTACTGAGTTTAGGGTCACAAGGTACCTGGGCTGTGGAACTACCGATGTTTTATCTATTCAGTGCTTTGGCTATTGTCCTTTTGGGGTCTGGAAAATATGCTATTGAAAGAGATTAG